In Salana multivorans, a single genomic region encodes these proteins:
- a CDS encoding 5-(carboxyamino)imidazole ribonucleotide synthase — translation MPQPTVAVVGGGQLARMMQQAAIGLQVRLVALVESPTSSTAQVVPDARVGRADDVAALTALAHEADVLTFEHEHVPNAALAELRADGHPVEPGPEALVHAQDKLVMRRRLTELGVPCPRWRVAHSASDVAEFGDEVGWPVVVKTPRGGYDGKGVALVERADVSAGGPAGGAGLPFELDADHPLLLEERVPFTRELAALVARRPNGELRTWPVVETIQRGGVCAEVLSPAPDLNPTTARQAEGIARLVAEGLGVTGVLAVEMFLVESEGEPDRLLVNELAMRPHNSGHVTIDAHVTSQFEQHLRAVLDLPLGETAQRAPWAVMANLLGSELAEPSSSYATLLAELPAAKVHLYGKEVRPGRKLGHVTVVGDDLDVLRAQAARAIEILSGKAES, via the coding sequence ATGCCCCAGCCCACGGTCGCCGTCGTCGGCGGCGGTCAGCTCGCCCGGATGATGCAGCAGGCGGCGATCGGACTCCAGGTCCGGCTCGTCGCCCTCGTCGAGTCGCCCACCTCCTCGACCGCGCAGGTCGTCCCCGACGCGCGCGTCGGTCGGGCCGACGACGTCGCGGCCCTGACGGCGCTGGCGCACGAGGCCGACGTCCTCACCTTCGAGCACGAGCACGTGCCCAACGCTGCCCTCGCGGAGCTGCGCGCCGACGGTCACCCGGTCGAGCCCGGGCCGGAGGCGCTCGTCCACGCGCAGGACAAGCTCGTCATGCGCCGTCGGCTCACCGAGCTGGGCGTGCCGTGCCCCCGGTGGCGGGTCGCGCACTCGGCGAGCGACGTCGCGGAGTTCGGCGACGAGGTCGGCTGGCCCGTCGTCGTCAAGACGCCGCGGGGTGGCTACGACGGCAAGGGCGTCGCACTCGTCGAGCGCGCGGACGTCTCGGCGGGCGGTCCGGCGGGCGGCGCGGGGCTCCCGTTCGAGCTCGACGCCGACCACCCCCTGCTCCTCGAGGAGCGCGTGCCGTTCACGCGCGAGCTCGCGGCCCTCGTCGCGCGGCGTCCGAACGGCGAGCTGCGCACGTGGCCCGTCGTGGAGACCATCCAGCGCGGGGGCGTGTGCGCCGAGGTCCTGTCCCCCGCGCCGGACCTCAACCCCACCACCGCGCGCCAGGCCGAGGGGATCGCGCGGCTCGTCGCGGAGGGGCTCGGCGTCACCGGCGTGCTGGCGGTCGAGATGTTCCTCGTCGAGTCCGAGGGCGAGCCCGATCGCCTGCTCGTCAACGAGCTCGCCATGCGCCCGCACAACTCGGGCCACGTCACGATCGACGCCCACGTGACCTCGCAGTTCGAGCAGCACCTGCGGGCCGTGCTCGACCTGCCCCTTGGCGAGACCGCCCAGCGGGCGCCGTGGGCAGTCATGGCGAACCTTCTGGGGTCCGAGCTGGCCGAGCCGTCGTCGTCCTACGCGACGCTGCTCGCCGAGCTGCCCGCCGCCAAGGTCCACCTGTACGGCAAGGAGGTGCGGCCCGGGCGCAAGCTCGGTCACGTCACCGTCGTCGGGGACGACCTGGACGTCCTGCGCGCGCAGGCGGCACGCGCGATCGAGATCCTCTCCGGGAAGGCCGAGTCATGA
- a CDS encoding GtrA family protein produces MSMTTDAGPEIPLEPVEPAGSPRAPQRRRRRIGLLLRQAVMFGLVGGAGVVVNMAVAIGLNALNGGPANAQQILFPIPGTDFNVRFTSLVWIVAFLVANLFNFQLNRSWTFREIGPDAPLAGAWWSEFWRFLLVGSVAAFVGLFIKIALTNPSSPIYLPSPWFHEDMGLHSREYWAQLITIVVTMPINFLVNKFWTFRRGGPAA; encoded by the coding sequence ATGTCGATGACAACCGATGCCGGCCCCGAGATCCCGCTCGAGCCGGTCGAGCCAGCGGGCTCCCCGCGGGCACCGCAGCGCCGGCGGCGCCGGATCGGGCTGCTGCTGCGTCAGGCGGTCATGTTCGGACTCGTCGGGGGCGCCGGCGTCGTCGTCAACATGGCGGTGGCGATCGGGCTCAACGCCCTCAACGGCGGGCCGGCGAACGCGCAGCAGATCCTGTTCCCGATCCCGGGGACGGACTTCAACGTCCGGTTCACCTCGCTCGTGTGGATCGTCGCGTTCCTCGTCGCGAACCTCTTCAACTTCCAGCTCAACCGGTCGTGGACGTTCCGCGAGATCGGACCGGACGCGCCGCTCGCCGGGGCGTGGTGGTCGGAGTTCTGGCGGTTCCTGCTCGTCGGCAGCGTCGCGGCGTTCGTCGGCCTGTTCATCAAGATCGCGCTGACGAACCCGTCCTCGCCGATCTACCTGCCCTCGCCCTGGTTCCACGAGGACATGGGGCTGCACTCGCGGGAGTACTGGGCGCAGCTCATCACCATCGTCGTGACGATGCCGATCAACTTCCTCGTGAACAAGTTCTGGACGTTCCGCCGCGGGGGGCCGGCGGCCTAG
- a CDS encoding NAD-dependent epimerase/dehydratase family protein: protein MRTALVGHTGFVGSNIAAAHDFDDLYNSRNLEEIAGRRYDLVVSAAARADSHRINQNEDLDRAEIEGIAAAISSARIERLVLISSVCVYPGGGSPDESTPLAGEALTPYGRNRLLLERLLASRFPATIVRLPQLFGRNMRKGIVNDLLRDHRVEHIDPDGEFQYYDLGRLWSDIELALANELASLNLATPPLPSWRVAAEVFGRDIRGQRPPEPPSRYATMYTRDMRTRHSDLVGGPTGYVASERQVLDDLRRFVRCRTADASDAVRPGGVS from the coding sequence GTGCGCACGGCACTGGTCGGTCATACGGGATTCGTTGGCTCGAACATCGCCGCGGCGCACGATTTCGACGACCTCTACAACTCGAGGAACCTCGAGGAGATCGCCGGGCGTCGCTACGACCTCGTGGTCAGTGCCGCCGCCCGCGCGGACTCCCACCGGATCAACCAGAACGAGGATCTCGACCGCGCAGAGATCGAGGGCATCGCGGCCGCGATCTCGAGCGCGCGGATCGAGCGGTTGGTGCTGATCTCCAGCGTGTGCGTCTATCCCGGAGGTGGCAGTCCCGACGAGTCGACGCCGCTGGCCGGGGAAGCCCTCACCCCGTACGGCCGCAACCGGCTGCTCCTCGAGCGGCTTCTCGCATCGCGGTTCCCGGCGACCATCGTGCGGCTGCCCCAGCTCTTCGGTCGGAACATGAGGAAGGGGATCGTCAACGATCTCCTTCGCGATCACCGGGTCGAGCACATCGACCCGGACGGCGAGTTCCAGTACTACGACCTCGGCCGGCTGTGGTCGGACATCGAGCTCGCCCTCGCCAACGAGCTGGCCTCGCTCAACCTGGCCACGCCGCCCCTCCCGAGCTGGCGGGTCGCCGCCGAGGTGTTCGGTCGAGACATCCGCGGTCAGCGTCCGCCGGAGCCCCCGTCGCGCTACGCGACGATGTACACCCGGGACATGCGGACGCGGCACAGCGACCTCGTCGGCGGACCGACGGGCTACGTCGCCTCCGAACGGCAGGTCCTGGACGACCTCCGGCGTTTCGTGCGGTGCCGGACGGCCGACGCCTCGGACGCGGTGCGCCCGGGAGGTGTCTCGTGA
- the glf gene encoding UDP-galactopyranose mutase, protein MNADLVVVGSGLFGLTVAEQMAQRGRKVLIVDRRHHIGGNAYSEAEPETGIEVHRYGAHLFHTSNERVWEYVNRFTAFTPYVHRVYTTHRGEVFPMPINLGTINQFFRSAHGPEAARELIREQAAELGGRTPENLDEQGVNLIGRPLYEAFIRDYTAKQWQTDPRELPASIISRLPVRYTYDNRYFNDTHEGLPVDGYTAWLERMADHPNIEVRLDTDFFDTAQPVNKAAVVGQVPVVYTGPVDRYFDYAEGELSWRTLDFEEEVLPIGDFQGTSVMNYADSDVPYTRIHEFRHFHPERDYPTDKTVIMREFSRFATRTDEPYYPVNTPADRAGLLRYRELTEAEPQVYFGGRLGTYQYLDMHMAIGAALSMVDNKLTD, encoded by the coding sequence GTGAACGCTGATCTCGTCGTGGTCGGTTCGGGCCTGTTCGGTCTCACCGTTGCCGAGCAGATGGCCCAGCGAGGTCGGAAGGTCCTGATCGTCGATCGGCGGCACCACATCGGAGGGAACGCATACTCCGAGGCAGAGCCGGAGACCGGCATCGAGGTCCACCGGTACGGGGCACACCTGTTCCACACGTCGAACGAGCGGGTCTGGGAGTACGTCAACCGGTTCACGGCGTTCACGCCGTACGTGCACCGCGTGTACACGACGCACCGCGGCGAGGTGTTCCCGATGCCGATCAACCTCGGCACGATCAACCAGTTCTTCCGGTCGGCGCACGGACCGGAGGCAGCGCGCGAGCTGATCCGCGAGCAGGCGGCCGAGCTGGGCGGCAGGACCCCGGAGAACCTCGACGAGCAGGGGGTCAACCTCATCGGTCGCCCGCTGTACGAGGCGTTCATCCGTGACTACACCGCCAAGCAGTGGCAGACCGACCCGCGAGAGCTCCCGGCGTCGATCATCTCCCGCCTCCCCGTGCGGTACACGTACGACAACCGCTACTTCAACGACACGCACGAGGGCCTGCCCGTCGACGGGTACACGGCCTGGCTCGAGCGCATGGCGGACCATCCGAACATCGAGGTGCGCCTCGACACGGACTTCTTCGACACGGCCCAGCCGGTCAACAAGGCGGCCGTCGTCGGCCAGGTGCCCGTGGTCTACACGGGCCCGGTCGACCGCTACTTCGACTACGCGGAGGGCGAGCTGTCCTGGCGCACGCTCGACTTCGAGGAGGAGGTCCTCCCGATCGGGGACTTCCAGGGCACGAGCGTGATGAACTACGCCGACTCCGACGTCCCCTACACGCGCATCCACGAGTTCCGGCACTTCCACCCCGAGCGGGACTACCCGACCGACAAGACGGTCATCATGCGCGAGTTCTCCCGCTTCGCCACGCGCACCGACGAGCCGTACTACCCGGTGAACACGCCGGCCGACCGCGCCGGTCTGCTGCGCTACCGCGAGCTGACCGAGGCCGAGCCGCAGGTCTACTTCGGCGGGCGGCTCGGCACGTACCAGTACCTCGACATGCACATGGCGATCGGTGCCGCGCTGTCGATGGTGGACAACAAGCTCACCGACTGA
- a CDS encoding glycosyltransferase, whose amino-acid sequence MPDDSPATRGPRTQPDPFDPASVAIVVVTYNRSHLLTTLLTSICAMEPKPGRIVVIDNASDDDTTDVVESYRERLAAAGTELVYRRLDTNTGGSGGFSAGMETAYGLGAEWIWLMDDDVEVIPDALALLGRWTPRFRSIQGRRYDYDGSPFYWQYRIAPRMGIPIPFAPSKFDASGYKPMNSGCFEGMFVHRSIVQRIGLPDPRFFIYWDDQVYGWLASRITRSVAVEDFILRRTRDIKMVNLGVRNLRASSDAYRYYIMRNRGYIKQYYRAYGAYSPLLFAAGTAATFCKELIRLVAVERRSIAGAKNLWRGLRDAREVAADTTWRPMPPLPVE is encoded by the coding sequence GTGCCTGACGACAGCCCCGCCACGCGTGGTCCTCGAACGCAGCCCGACCCCTTCGACCCCGCGAGCGTCGCGATCGTCGTCGTCACGTACAACCGGAGTCACCTGCTCACGACGCTGCTGACGTCGATCTGCGCGATGGAGCCGAAGCCCGGACGCATCGTCGTCATCGACAACGCCTCCGACGACGACACCACGGACGTGGTCGAGTCCTACCGCGAGCGCCTCGCCGCCGCCGGGACCGAGCTGGTCTACCGCCGCCTCGACACCAACACCGGCGGCTCCGGCGGCTTCAGCGCCGGGATGGAGACGGCCTACGGCCTCGGCGCCGAGTGGATCTGGCTCATGGACGACGACGTCGAGGTCATCCCCGACGCACTCGCCCTGCTCGGACGGTGGACCCCCCGGTTCAGGAGCATCCAGGGGCGTCGCTACGACTACGACGGCTCACCGTTCTACTGGCAGTACCGCATCGCGCCGCGGATGGGCATCCCGATCCCGTTCGCGCCGAGCAAGTTCGACGCCAGCGGCTACAAGCCCATGAACTCCGGCTGCTTCGAGGGAATGTTCGTCCATCGCAGCATCGTCCAGCGGATCGGCCTGCCGGACCCCCGGTTCTTCATCTACTGGGACGACCAGGTGTACGGCTGGCTGGCGTCGCGGATCACGCGGTCGGTGGCCGTCGAGGACTTCATCCTGCGCCGCACGCGCGACATCAAGATGGTCAACCTCGGGGTGCGCAACCTGCGGGCGTCGAGCGACGCGTACCGCTACTACATCATGCGTAACCGCGGCTACATCAAGCAGTACTATCGGGCCTACGGTGCCTACAGCCCGCTCCTGTTCGCCGCGGGCACGGCCGCGACCTTCTGCAAGGAGCTGATCCGGCTCGTCGCGGTGGAGCGCCGGTCCATCGCCGGGGCGAAGAATCTCTGGCGGGGCCTGCGGGACGCTCGCGAGGTCGCCGCCGACACGACCTGGCGGCCGATGCCCCCGCTGCCGGTGGAGTAG
- a CDS encoding LCP family protein: MPDDVIPPSFEPGSGRRIDPVPPRTERARPAAAPSPGRTTSDGASPAPRRVPRSAAAPPRSGATPGAPARRPAARPPRTAPDVDPSAGLDETAARPIPVRGSGASGRSRTDPALGATRAVPMGTPPASGARPVRVGGSAGSSRPGGPGGPGGPGRPPGGAPRPSARPPSRSRAVYRRRRIVVGILVVLVLLLAWPIGLVVWANGKIQHVDALTDRAPTPGTTYLLAGSDSRDDGSVGDQPDVTGARTDTIMLLTAPASGTPSLISLPRDVPIDYPGQGKVKLNAAYVYGGPEGLVSAVEGLTGITVDHYVEIGMLGVENVVDAVGGINLCWDTEVHDPESGMEWTPGCHDVDGAQALAFARMRKADPTGDIGRQLRQRMVIQAVMSEVKGTDVLVPGTQVKLVNAVTGSLVTSTGTGIIDLGKMALTFRDATGPNGYQGTPPIADYDYRGDGIGSTILLDPDGSALMWQQILDGTLPKAKDAEG, translated from the coding sequence ATGCCCGACGACGTGATCCCGCCGTCGTTCGAACCCGGCAGCGGCCGCAGGATCGATCCCGTCCCCCCGCGGACCGAGCGCGCGCGCCCGGCTGCCGCGCCCAGCCCCGGACGGACGACGTCGGACGGCGCGTCGCCAGCCCCCCGTCGCGTTCCCCGGAGCGCGGCGGCACCCCCGCGCTCCGGCGCGACTCCCGGAGCACCCGCGCGTCGTCCGGCCGCCCGTCCGCCCCGGACCGCGCCGGACGTCGACCCGAGCGCCGGCCTCGACGAGACCGCGGCGCGGCCGATCCCCGTGCGGGGCAGCGGAGCGTCCGGCCGATCGCGGACCGACCCGGCACTCGGCGCGACCCGCGCGGTGCCGATGGGGACGCCGCCGGCCTCGGGCGCCCGCCCGGTCCGCGTCGGTGGTTCGGCAGGCTCCAGCAGGCCCGGCGGCCCCGGCGGCCCCGGCGGCCCCGGGCGCCCTCCGGGCGGTGCCCCGCGACCGAGTGCCCGTCCACCGTCGCGCAGCCGGGCCGTCTACCGGCGGCGCCGGATCGTCGTCGGCATCCTCGTCGTCCTCGTGCTGCTCCTGGCCTGGCCGATCGGGCTCGTGGTGTGGGCGAACGGGAAGATCCAGCACGTCGACGCGCTCACGGACCGCGCCCCGACCCCGGGCACGACCTACCTGCTCGCCGGGTCCGACTCCCGCGACGACGGCTCGGTCGGCGACCAGCCCGACGTCACGGGCGCCCGGACCGACACGATCATGCTGCTGACGGCTCCCGCGAGCGGAACGCCCTCGCTGATCTCGCTCCCCCGAGACGTCCCGATCGACTACCCCGGCCAGGGGAAGGTGAAGCTCAACGCGGCCTACGTCTACGGCGGCCCGGAGGGGCTCGTCTCGGCGGTCGAGGGGCTGACCGGGATCACGGTCGACCACTACGTGGAGATCGGGATGCTGGGCGTGGAGAACGTCGTCGACGCCGTCGGCGGCATCAACCTGTGCTGGGACACCGAGGTGCACGACCCGGAGTCCGGCATGGAGTGGACGCCCGGCTGTCATGACGTCGACGGCGCCCAGGCGCTCGCCTTCGCGCGGATGCGCAAGGCCGACCCGACGGGCGACATCGGCCGTCAGCTCCGCCAGCGCATGGTGATCCAGGCGGTCATGAGCGAGGTCAAGGGCACGGACGTCCTCGTGCCGGGGACGCAGGTCAAGCTGGTCAACGCCGTCACCGGGTCGCTCGTCACGAGCACCGGGACCGGCATCATCGACCTGGGGAAGATGGCGCTGACCTTCCGCGACGCGACCGGCCCGAACGGCTACCAGGGCACCCCGCCGATCGCCGACTACGACTACCGCGGCGACGGGATCGGCTCGACGATCCTGCTCGACCCGGACGGCTCGGCCCTCATGTGGCAGCAGATCCTCGACGGGACGCTCCCGAAGGCGAAGGACGCCGAGGGCTGA
- the tagD gene encoding glycerol-3-phosphate cytidylyltransferase codes for MKRVITYGTFDLLHYGHINLLRRAKAEGDYLIVALSTDEFNAGKGKKAYFSYEERRGMLEAIRYVDLVIPEVTWEQKAEDIVSYRADKLVMGDDWAGKFDHFGHLAEIVYLPRTPEISTTQIKNDLTDPLP; via the coding sequence ATGAAGAGGGTCATCACCTACGGGACGTTCGATCTGCTGCACTACGGGCACATCAACCTGCTGCGTCGGGCAAAGGCGGAGGGCGACTACCTCATCGTGGCGCTGTCGACCGACGAGTTCAACGCCGGCAAGGGCAAGAAGGCCTACTTCTCCTACGAGGAGCGCAGGGGGATGCTCGAGGCGATCCGTTACGTCGACCTGGTGATTCCCGAGGTCACCTGGGAACAGAAGGCCGAGGACATCGTGAGCTATCGGGCCGACAAGCTCGTCATGGGCGACGACTGGGCCGGCAAGTTCGACCACTTCGGCCACCTCGCCGAGATCGTCTACCTCCCCCGCACGCCCGAGATCTCGACGACACAGATCAAGAACGACCTCACCGACCCGCTCCCGTGA
- the manA gene encoding mannose-6-phosphate isomerase, class I — protein sequence MLLLSPATMPYDWGSPTAIPDFLGLTADGSPVAEAWFGAHPVAPSLVTGIVDDTDATDHAAVIVEGTHRHLGEVIAADPVRMLGEDVAERFGSGLPFLLKVVAPARPLSLQVHPSAEQAALGFVREERSGKPIDAPDRTYRDANHKPEMLLALTEFEALSGFRTARRALQVLAGLDVPLVTKAVERVRHGSSAEGMRSALEYLLLGARDRDHDVDAVVALLRQRLAAGESPSEHSDRVALALAEAFPGDRGVVASLLLNPVTLKPGEVMFVPAGCVHAYVSGFGVEAMASSDNVVRAGLTPKHVDARALMGIVDVRPAPPMRVAPERVDDGIEMYYAPVEDFELAVIETDGAPVHLGHPGPRILLVLDGSLEVSTPDERVLLERGRAVFITAGEDVVLGGSGRAVGVSVP from the coding sequence ATGCTCCTGCTCTCGCCCGCGACGATGCCCTACGACTGGGGCTCGCCGACCGCGATCCCCGACTTCCTGGGGCTGACGGCCGACGGGTCGCCCGTCGCGGAAGCATGGTTCGGAGCCCACCCCGTCGCGCCCTCGCTCGTCACGGGCATCGTCGACGACACGGATGCGACGGACCATGCCGCCGTCATCGTCGAGGGCACGCACCGACACCTCGGGGAGGTCATCGCGGCCGATCCGGTGCGCATGCTGGGGGAGGACGTCGCCGAGCGGTTCGGGAGCGGGCTGCCGTTCCTGCTCAAGGTGGTGGCGCCGGCGCGGCCGCTGTCGCTGCAGGTGCATCCCTCGGCTGAGCAGGCGGCGCTCGGGTTCGTGCGCGAGGAGCGCTCCGGCAAGCCGATCGACGCGCCCGACCGCACGTACCGGGATGCCAACCACAAGCCGGAGATGCTGCTCGCGCTGACCGAGTTCGAGGCCCTGAGCGGCTTCCGGACGGCCCGCCGCGCGCTCCAGGTCCTGGCCGGGCTGGACGTGCCGCTGGTGACCAAGGCCGTCGAGCGCGTGCGGCACGGCTCCTCGGCCGAGGGGATGCGCTCGGCGCTGGAGTACCTGCTGCTGGGAGCCCGCGACCGTGACCACGACGTCGACGCCGTCGTCGCGCTCCTGCGTCAGCGCCTGGCGGCGGGGGAGAGCCCCTCGGAGCACTCCGATCGTGTGGCGCTGGCCCTCGCCGAGGCCTTCCCGGGCGACCGCGGCGTCGTGGCCTCGCTGCTGCTCAACCCGGTCACGCTCAAGCCGGGCGAGGTCATGTTCGTGCCCGCCGGCTGCGTGCACGCCTACGTGTCCGGGTTCGGCGTCGAGGCGATGGCGAGCTCCGACAACGTGGTGCGGGCCGGTCTCACCCCCAAGCACGTGGACGCGCGCGCGCTCATGGGCATCGTCGACGTCCGCCCCGCCCCGCCGATGCGCGTGGCGCCCGAGCGGGTCGACGACGGCATCGAGATGTACTACGCCCCCGTCGAGGACTTCGAGCTGGCCGTCATCGAGACGGACGGCGCCCCGGTGCATCTCGGGCACCCCGGCCCGCGCATCCTGCTCGTGCTCGACGGGTCGCTCGAGGTCTCGACGCCGGACGAGCGGGTCTTGCTGGAGCGCGGCCGGGCCGTCTTCATCACGGCGGGGGAGGATGTGGTCCTCGGCGGCTCGGGTCGCGCCGTCGGCGTGTCCGTCCCCTGA
- a CDS encoding LCP family protein — translation MARQPAPRKSFRHARRLPRRHVLRAIACVVAGALLFAGTGAYALYSELMGNISSDYSVDDFRTTTPTPTPSDTDTPDPTPTDPRAGQEINILLMGTDTRAGENADGTDIEGARADTTILLHIPADRSRVEAVSIPRDLLTDIPSCPMNADGSKTSYEQDMEMFNAAFMTGAWEGDLGLGALCTLLTVEKMTGLTIDDYAVVDFSGFKRVVDTIGGVPMCITEPLKNADAVIDLQPGYQTLNGEQALGFARMRKGRDDGSDIKRIGHQQELLAAIVRQVLSKNLVTDSFQLVQFLDAVTSSLTTSQGLSNPMQLAGLANVLAPIGAEGVTFVTMPTEEYSQNKNRLVASAEAEVLWDRLRNGIPVNSAYEPPASTGATAATATDGTTSAAPDGTAPAEDATADETADTSTTEPTETPTDPWDLKTGLTEPAC, via the coding sequence ATGGCCAGACAACCCGCCCCCCGCAAGTCCTTCCGGCACGCCCGGAGGCTGCCGCGTCGCCACGTCCTGCGGGCGATCGCGTGCGTCGTCGCGGGTGCCCTCCTGTTCGCCGGGACCGGTGCGTACGCGCTCTACTCCGAGCTCATGGGCAACATCTCCTCCGACTACTCGGTGGACGACTTCCGCACCACGACGCCGACGCCCACGCCGTCGGACACGGACACACCCGACCCCACCCCGACCGACCCGCGCGCCGGCCAGGAGATCAACATCCTGCTCATGGGCACGGACACGCGAGCGGGTGAGAACGCCGATGGCACCGACATCGAGGGGGCGCGCGCGGACACCACGATCCTGCTGCACATCCCGGCGGACCGCTCGCGCGTCGAGGCTGTCTCGATCCCGCGTGACCTCCTCACGGACATCCCCTCCTGCCCGATGAATGCCGACGGCTCGAAGACGAGCTACGAGCAGGACATGGAGATGTTCAACGCGGCGTTCATGACCGGCGCCTGGGAGGGCGACCTCGGGCTTGGAGCGCTCTGCACGCTGCTCACCGTGGAGAAGATGACGGGTCTCACGATCGACGACTACGCCGTGGTCGACTTCTCGGGTTTCAAGCGCGTGGTCGACACGATCGGTGGCGTCCCGATGTGCATCACCGAGCCGCTCAAGAACGCCGACGCGGTGATCGACCTCCAGCCCGGCTACCAGACGCTCAACGGCGAGCAGGCCCTCGGCTTCGCCCGGATGCGCAAGGGCCGCGACGACGGCTCGGACATCAAGCGCATCGGTCACCAGCAGGAGCTGCTCGCCGCGATCGTCCGCCAGGTGCTGTCGAAGAACCTCGTGACGGACTCGTTCCAGCTGGTCCAGTTCCTCGACGCCGTCACCTCCTCGCTGACGACGAGCCAGGGACTCAGCAACCCGATGCAGCTGGCCGGGCTCGCGAACGTCCTCGCACCGATCGGCGCCGAGGGGGTGACGTTCGTGACCATGCCGACCGAGGAGTACTCGCAGAACAAGAACCGCCTCGTCGCGAGCGCCGAGGCGGAGGTCCTGTGGGACCGCCTCCGGAACGGCATTCCCGTCAACTCCGCCTACGAGCCGCCGGCCAGCACCGGCGCGACGGCTGCCACGGCCACGGACGGCACCACTTCGGCCGCGCCCGACGGAACGGCCCCTGCCGAGGACGCCACCGCGGACGAGACCGCGGACACGTCGACGACCGAGCCGACCGAGACGCCCACCGACCCGTGGGACCTCAAGACGGGCCTCACCGAACCGGCCTGCTGA
- the purE gene encoding 5-(carboxyamino)imidazole ribonucleotide mutase — MSAPSENTAPLVGIVMGSDSDWPTMEAAADALAEFGVPVEVDVVSAHRMPTEMIEYGRGAAARGLRVIIAGAGGAAHLPGMLASVTPLPVIGVPVPLRYLDGMDSLLSIVQMPAGVPVATVSIGGARNAGLLAARILASGAGDEAARLRGRMEEFQAELGRVAHAKGASLRASRRQTTGFSAG; from the coding sequence ATGAGCGCACCGTCCGAGAACACCGCCCCGCTGGTCGGGATCGTCATGGGGTCGGACTCCGACTGGCCCACCATGGAGGCCGCCGCCGACGCGCTCGCCGAGTTCGGGGTGCCCGTCGAGGTCGACGTCGTCTCGGCCCACCGCATGCCGACCGAGATGATCGAGTACGGGCGCGGTGCCGCCGCGCGCGGCCTGCGGGTCATCATCGCCGGGGCCGGCGGCGCGGCCCACCTGCCCGGCATGCTCGCGTCGGTCACGCCGCTGCCCGTCATCGGGGTGCCCGTCCCGCTGCGCTACCTCGACGGGATGGACTCGCTCCTGTCGATCGTGCAGATGCCCGCCGGCGTCCCCGTCGCGACCGTCTCGATCGGCGGGGCGCGCAACGCCGGGCTGCTGGCCGCCCGGATCCTCGCGTCCGGCGCGGGTGACGAGGCCGCGCGGCTGCGCGGGCGGATGGAGGAGTTCCAGGCCGAGCTGGGCCGCGTCGCCCACGCCAAGGGCGCCTCGCTGCGCGCCTCCCGCAGGCAGACGACGGGGTTCTCCGCCGGCTGA